A region from the Corylus avellana chromosome ca7, CavTom2PMs-1.0 genome encodes:
- the LOC132186098 gene encoding uncharacterized protein LOC132186098 isoform X2: MVFFRDEVEAVDCALQCIYMSTETDRWSTMAAIFSKLPQIQGCCFGSGIYGDEGNEPLWKFYFSSSSRLARRCTSKPFNGVLQQEKLQLDQNFLGCLQLGYNVIFGSYASFLLIRTGHLLAP, translated from the exons ATGGTTTTTTTCAGGGATGAGGTTGAAGCTGTGGATTGTGCCCTGCAGTGCATATATATGTCCACAGAAACAGATAGGTGGAGTACCATGGCTGCCATATTTTCAAAGCTTCCACAAATACAAG GTTGTTGTTTTGGAAGTGGTATTTATGGGGATGAAGGCAATGAGCCTCTATGGAAATTTTACTTTTCATCATCTAGTCGGTTGGCCAGAAGATG CACATCTAAACCATTTAATGGAGTTCTACAgcaagaaaaactacagctggATCAAAACTTCCTTGGCT GTCTCCAGCTTGGCTACAATGTAATCTTTGGGTCATATGCATCTTTCCTCCTCATTCGAACCG GACATCTTCTTGCTCCATAA
- the LOC132186098 gene encoding uncharacterized protein LOC132186098 isoform X1, protein MVFFRDEVEAVDCALQCIYMSTETDRWSTMAAIFSKLPQIQGCCFGSGIYGDEGNEPLWKFYFSSSSRLARRCTSKPFNGVLQQEKLQLDQNFLGCLQLGYNVIFGSYASFLLIRTGKSTLACSLSRELHSRGKLSYVLDGDNLRHGLNKDLSFKLED, encoded by the exons ATGGTTTTTTTCAGGGATGAGGTTGAAGCTGTGGATTGTGCCCTGCAGTGCATATATATGTCCACAGAAACAGATAGGTGGAGTACCATGGCTGCCATATTTTCAAAGCTTCCACAAATACAAG GTTGTTGTTTTGGAAGTGGTATTTATGGGGATGAAGGCAATGAGCCTCTATGGAAATTTTACTTTTCATCATCTAGTCGGTTGGCCAGAAGATG CACATCTAAACCATTTAATGGAGTTCTACAgcaagaaaaactacagctggATCAAAACTTCCTTGGCT GTCTCCAGCTTGGCTACAATGTAATCTTTGGGTCATATGCATCTTTCCTCCTCATTCGAACCG GGAAAAGCACACTGGCATGCTCATTAAGTAGAGAACTGCATTCTAGGGGAAAGCTGTCCTATGTCCTTGATGGAGATAACCTTCGGCATGGACTAAACAAGGACCTTAGTTTCAAATTAGAAGATTGA
- the LOC132186096 gene encoding cytochrome P450 76T24-like codes for MEYLPFVLAVSFVWGFIHLLISGLRRRNSSSPGLPPGPRPFPIIGNILQLGKLPHEAAAKLSKTYGPLMTLKLGSRTTIVISSPDLAKEALQKHDHVFSGRTVPDSAQVLDHHKFSIAWQPASAYWRNLRKVSATQIFVPKRIDSTQAIRRKKVQELVDYIEENCGNGQALDIGRAAFTTVLNSISNTFFSADLADFCSNASQEFQSLLLRIMEEAGRPNIADYFPALSLLDPQGARRRMLVYSTKWFGILDDIITKRVQLRASSRDCMASSDVLDSLLNHVEEDNSELSYDDIKHLLVDLFSAGIDTTASTVEWAMAELLYNPKKMAKARKELEEVLGNDGVVQESDISKLPYLQAIVKENFRLHPAAPFLVPHKAEADVEMCGFTVPKNAQILVNVWAMGRDSSIWPNPTLFSPERFLEKDGIDFKGRDFELIPFGAGRRMCPGLPLANRMVHLMLASLVHHFNWKLANEMKPENINMREIFGLSLHRAEPLWAIPIKLV; via the exons ATGGAGTACCTACCATTTGTTCTGGCAGTTTCCTTTGTGTGGGGATTCATTCATCTGCTCATCTCCGGTCTACGACGCCGGAACTCTAGCTCACCCGGACTCCCCCCAGGGCCCAGGCCTTTTCCGATCATCGGAAACATCTTGCAGCTGGGCAAGCTGCCTCATGAAGCTGCTGCCAAACTCTCAAAAACTTATGGACCCCTCATGACTCTCAAGCTCGGGAGCAGGACAACCATAGTCATTTCCTCCCCAGATCTTGCCAAAGAAGCACTGCAAAAACACGACCACGTCTTCTCCGGCCGAACTGTCCCGGACTCCGCTCAAGTACTCGACCaccacaaattttcaattgcgTGGCAGCCCGCATCGGCTTATTGGAGAAACCTCAGGAAAGTTTCTGCCACGCAAATATTTGTTCCAAAAAGGATCGATTCCACCCAAGCAATTCGAAGAAAAAAGGTGCAAGAACTAGTAGATTACATTGAAGAAAATTGCGGCAATGGTCAGGCGTTGGATATTGGTCGAGCAGCCTTCACAACCGTCCTTAACTCCATCTCAAACACATTTTTCTCCGCTGATTTGGCGGATTTTTGTTCAAATGCATCCCAAGAGTTCCAGAGTCTTTTACTGCGCATCATGGAAGAAGCTGGAAGGCCAAATATTGCAGACTACTTCCCAGCACTTAGTCTACTTGACCCACAAGGTGCACGCCGAAGGATGTTGGTTTATTCTACAAAATGGTTTGGGATTCTGGATGATATAATCACTAAACGAGTACAATTAAGGGCATCGTCAAGGGACTGTATGGCAAGCAGCGATGTACTTGATTCCCTCCtcaatcacgttgaagaagataaTTCAGAATTGAGCTACGACGATATTAAACATTTGCTTGTG gATTTATTTTCTGCTGGGATCGACACAACAGCAAGCACGGTAGAATGGGCGATGGCAGAGTTACTctacaacccaaaaaaaatggCGAAAGCCCGAAAAGAGCTTGAAGAAGTGCTTGGCAACGACGGGGTTGTTCAAGAATCGGACATCTCAAAGCTGCCTTACCTACAGGCAATAGTGAAAGAAAACTTTAGGTTGCACCCAGCAGCGCCTTTCCTGGTTCCCCACAAAGCTGAGGCTGACGTAGAGATGTGTGGCTTCACCGTCCCCAAGAATGCACAAATACTAGTAAATGTGTGGGCAATGGGACGGGATTCAAGCATATGGCCAAACCCAACTCTTTTTTCGCCCGAAAGGTTTTTAGAGAAGGACGGTATTGACTTCAAAGGTAGAGATTTCGAGCTCATTCCCTTTGGCGCTGGAAGAAGGATGTGCCCTGGATTGCCTTTGGCAAACCGGATGGTGCATTTGATGTTGGCCTCTCTTGTCCACCACTTCAATTGGAAGCTTGCTAATGAGATGAAACCAGAAAATATCAACATGAGAGAGATATTTGGGCTTTCCTTACATAGAGCCGAGCCCCTCTGGGCTATTCCCATCAAATTAGTGTAA
- the LOC132186097 gene encoding cytochrome P450 76T24-like, producing MEYLAFVLALSFLWAIIHITSGLARRNSGSPKLPPGPRPFPIIGNIFQLGNQPHQAAAKLSKTYGPLMTLKLGSRTTIVISSPDLAKDALQKHDQVFSSRTIPDTARAFDHHKFSMAWLPASAQWRSLRKVSAQQIFFPQRLDSTEAIRCKKVQQLVDHVKENCNSGEAVNIGRAAFTTVLNAISNTFFSTDLAEYCSNASQEFLDLVVGAMEETGRPNIVDYFPALRLVDPQGARRRMNIYFRKFFVVLDGIIDKRLHSRASTLGSKATSDVLDSLLNLVEEDDAELSCDQMKHLLQDLFFAGTDTTSSIVEWAMTELLHSPEKMAKARKEIEEVLGKDGLVQESNILKLPYLQAIVKETFRLHPPAPFLVPHKAEVDVEMCGFTVPKTAQILVNVWAMGRDSSVWKNPNLFLPERFLDKEIDFKGRDFELIPFGAGRRICPGLPMANRLVHLMLASLVHGFNWKLADEMKPKDIDMREMFGITLHKAEPLLAIPIKSV from the exons ATGGAGTACCTAGCGTTTGTTCTGGCACTTTCCTTTTTGTGGGCAATCATTCATATCACCTCCGGTCTAGCACGCCGGAACTCTGGTTCACCCAAACTCCCACCAGGCCCCAGGCCTTTTCCGATCATCGGAAACATCTTTCAGCTGGGCAACCAACCTCATCAAGCTGCTGCCAAACTCTCAAAAACTTATGGACCCCTTATGACTCTCAAGCTCGGGAGCAGGACAACCATAGTCATTTCCTCTCCAGACTTAGCCAAAGATGCACTTCAAAAACACGACCAGGTCTTCTCCAGCCGAACCATCCCGGACACTGCCCGAGCATTCGACCACCACAAATTTTCAATGGCATGGCTGCCCGCATCGGCTCAGTGGAGAAGCCTCCGAAAAGTTTCTGCCCAGCAAATATTCTTCCCACAACGGCTCGATTCCACCGAAGCCATTCGATGTAAAAAGGTGCAACAACTAGTAGACCACGTTAAGGAAAATTGTAATAGTGGTGAAGCGGTAAATATTGGTCGAGCAGCCTTCACAACGGTCCTTAATGCCATATCCAACACATTTTTCTCCACTGACTTAGCAGAGTATTGTTCAAATGCATCCCAAGAGTTCTTGGATCTCGTAGTGGGAGCCATGGAAGAAACAGGAAGGCCGAATATTGTAGACTATTTCCCTGCACTTCGTTTAGTTGACCCACAAGGTGCACGCCGAAGGATGAATATTTATTTCAGAaagttttttgttgttcttgatgGTATAATCGATAAACGATTACATTCAAGAGCATCTACCTTGGGTTCTAAGGCAACCAGCGATGTACTTGACTCCCTCCTCAATCTCGTTGAAGAAGATGATGCAGAATTGAGCTGCGATCAGATGAAACATTTGCTTCAG GATTTATTTTTTGCAGGGACCGACACAACATCAAGCATAGTAGAATGGGCAATGACAGAGTTACTCCACAGCCCTGAAAAAATGGCAAAAGCCCGGAAAGAGATTGAAGAAGTGCTTGGCAAGGACGGACTTGTTCAAGAATCGAACATCTTAAAGTTGCCTTATCTACAGGCAATAGTGAAAGAAACCTTTAGGTTGCACCCACCAGCGCCCTTCCTGGTTCCCCATAAGGCTGAGGTTGATGTAGAGATGTGTGGCTTTACCGTGCCCAAAACTGCACAAATACTAGTAAACGTATGGGCCATGGGACGGGATTCAAGCGTATGGAAAAACCCAAATTTGTTTCTGCCGGAGAGGTTTTTAGACAAGGAAATTGACTTCAAAGGGAGAGATTTTGAGCTCATTCCCTTTGGAGCTGGAAGAAGGATTTGCCCTGGATTGCCTATGGCCAACCGGCTGGTGCACTTGATGCTGGCCTCTCTTGTCCACGGCTTTAACTGGAAGCTGGCAGATGAGATGAAGCCAAAAGATATTGACATGAGAGAGATGTTTGGCATTACCTTGCATAAGGCTGAGCCCCTCCTGGCTATTCCCATCAAATCTGTGTAA
- the LOC132186098 gene encoding uncharacterized protein LOC132186098 isoform X3, whose protein sequence is MRLKLWIVPCSAYICPQKQIGGVPWLPYFQSFHKYKVVVLEVVFMGMKAMSLYGNFTFHHLVGWPEDAHLNHLMEFYSKKNYSWIKTSLAVGLQLGYNVIFGSYASFLLIRTGHLLAP, encoded by the exons ATGAGGTTGAAGCTGTGGATTGTGCCCTGCAGTGCATATATATGTCCACAGAAACAGATAGGTGGAGTACCATGGCTGCCATATTTTCAAAGCTTCCACAAATACAAG GTTGTTGTTTTGGAAGTGGTATTTATGGGGATGAAGGCAATGAGCCTCTATGGAAATTTTACTTTTCATCATCTAGTCGGTTGGCCAGAAGATG CACATCTAAACCATTTAATGGAGTTCTACAgcaagaaaaactacagctggATCAAAACTTCCTTGGCTGTAG GTCTCCAGCTTGGCTACAATGTAATCTTTGGGTCATATGCATCTTTCCTCCTCATTCGAACCG GACATCTTCTTGCTCCATAA